Sequence from the Gemmatimonadota bacterium genome:
CGACCACTACAGGCCCAACCCGGCGTCCCGGCTTGGCTCCCGGGGTCCCGGTTCCCGCTCCGGTGTTGGCGCCGCGGGGCTCGTGCGGTCCCCGGCAGCACCCCTTTCGATGCCTTGTTCCGTCGCCTGCCCGTACGGACGACCAGTTTCCGAGCCCCGGCTGGGAGTCTCCCGCGACATCTCCCCGATGCCTTCGAGCGCCGCGATGCGCTCGCCGGTAACGGCCTGAAGCTGCGCGCGGAGCTCGGATGCATCGTCGGTGACCAGCTCCGCGCGGTCGCGAGCCCGGCTGATCTCGACGTAGAAGCTCTTCTGCGTGGTCAGGTGGGGGTGCCTGGCCTCGATCGCCGCGATCACGTTGTCGACCGTGCGCCCCTGAAACGCGTGCACGGTCGATGCCCAGGCATGGTCGAGGTGCCGCAGCTGCCGGTCGCCCGGGCGCAGGTCGAGCCGGCGCCCGTCCTCCAGGCGGAACGCAACACGCCCGTTGGTGACGCCCAGCACTTCTGCGGTGCGGCTGTTGACCACCCCGAGCCCGGCATCGTTCCGCGTCCAACGGACGCGATCACCGGCACGGAGCTCGATCCCCTCCGAGCGGTACACCTCGGTGCCGCCGCTCCGGCCGCCGACCTGGGCGGGTCTCCAGGCGACGCTCCCGCCCTTGCCGTCATCGAGCAGGACGGCCCCGCGCTTGCCGTCGACGCCGACCACGCGGCGCTCATCACCCTTCCCGACGCCGATCCGCTTGTAGGACCGGAAGAAGGCGACCACGTCACCCTTCGCGTAGTTGTCGGCGAGCGCCTTCTCGGCCTGCGTGTACCCCTTCGAGACCAGCCTCTCGACCTCCGCGGCCGGCCCCTGCAGGCGTCCCTCGCGCGCGAGTTCCTCGCGGATATAGCCGTTGATGCGGAGGCGGAGTTCGTGACTTGGCGCCATGACCCCGGTCCGTTCCCGGTGCTGCGGCGACAGCGCCAGCCAGCGGGCGGCGACGGCGCTCCCGATGTCGCTCGCACGGGCCTCTGCGACGTTGGTGCCGAGCTTGTCGAAGGCCCGGCGGATGTCGCCCTCGAGGCTCGCCTCCACCGCCTCCTTCAGCGCCGGGTCGCGCTGACGCATGATCTCGTCCATCACCGCGGTCTGCATGCCGGCAGCCTGGAGCTGGGCGAACGGTTTCCCGGCGTCAACGGCGTCAAGCTGCTTGGCGTCGCCCACCAGCACCACGCGCGG
This genomic interval carries:
- a CDS encoding AAA family ATPase — encoded protein: TTMLDRARTLAEKKGWRMVGLAPSASAVKTLAAEAGIESQTLQGFLARNAGVAAGRLTKRGAREMRAAFAKTILVVDEGSLTSTVQARDLLRIAGELRIPRVVLVGDAKQLDAVDAGKPFAQLQAAGMQTAVMDEIMRQRDPALKEAVEASLEGDIRRAFDKLGTNVAEARASDIGSAVAARWLALSPQHRERTGVMAPSHELRLRINGYIREELAREGRLQGPAAEVERLVSKGYTQAEKALADNYAKGDVVAFFRSYKRIGVGKGDERRVVGVDGKRGAVLLDDGKGGSVAWRPAQVGGRSGGTEVYRSEGIELRAGDRVRWTRNDAGLGVVNSRTAEVLGVTNGRVAFRLEDGRRLDLRPGDRQLRHLDHAWASTVHAFQGRTVDNVIAAIEARHPHLTTQKSFYVEISRARDRAELVTDDASELRAQLQAVTGERIAALEGIGEMSRETPSRGSETGRPYGQATEQGIERGAAGDRTSPAAPTPEREPGPREPSRDAGLGL